The genomic interval CGGGCGCGCCGGTGCGCGTGGCGCAGTCGTGGTTTCCCGGCGACCACGGCGGCGTCGGCGGCGGGCCATGCCGTGGATTGTCGAATTGCGCGCTGCTCTGGGTGCTTGAAGGCGCGGAGCAAGCGGGGCTGACATTGTCGCGTGAGCCTGGTTCGGTGCTTTCGAACTGCTTGGCGGAGATCGATCCGATCACGTGTTCGGTGCGCTCGAACAATCGGCCGTCGCTGATGAACGTGCTGGGCGCGCGTTGGCGCAAAGGGTTGACGCGGTTCGAGGACATGCACGAGACGGCGCGACTTCGGTGGGCGGCGAATGCGTCGTACCGGCCTGCCCCGCTCGCGCCGTTCGCAGACGACATCATGAATGCCGTCCGCGAAGAACGCGCCGCTTAGAGATACGACAGCCACCAATCGCGCCGCCGCGCCTTCAGCTGCTGCCAATAGCGGCAGAGCGGATAAAGCAGCACCAGCACGGTGAACCAGGCGACGTAGACCCACGGCAGCGAAAAGCCGAGGCCTGCGAGCCGTTCGGGGTGGATGAAGACGTTGATCATGTAGTCGAACAAGCCGCCAACATTGCGCCCCATTGCGGCATTGGCTGCGATGGCCAGCAGGTGGATCAGATAGACGTGCAGCAAATAGAAGAAGAACGGCACCGCGCCGAACGTGGTTAGCACCGACGCCACCGGCCCACGCAGCCGTGTGAGCAGCGGCCACAACGTCAGCATGATGCCAAGCGTCCCCAGCGTGAACTGCAGCGACGGCGGATATTTCTGCACGTCGAAGAACACCATGATGGCGGCGCCGAGCGACGATTGCTCGCGCCAATCCTTCCACTCGGCCTCCGGCCCGGTCGGAAATGCGGGATCGCCATAGACCATCGCAAAGCGCAGCAGAAAGAACGCCGCCAGCATGCCGAGACCGATGAAGAAGATGGTGCGGTTGCGCTTCTCGGGCGCCTCCGTGAACACGCCCCCCAGCCCGTAGCCCAGTGCGATGATGCCGATCCATGGCAGCACGGGATAAGCGACCAGGCCAATCGGCGTTTCACCGACGATGATCGGCCCGCCTTCGTGCAGCACCGTCCACAACAAGCCGCCGCCCTGTTCAGTCGTAATCGGATCGAGCAGGTTGTGGCCGGCAATGATCGCGACGCCGATCGCCAGCACCGCCATGCGCGGCAGCCACACCAGAGCGGCAAGCGCCAGCATGCAGATCCCGATCGCCCAGATCACTTGCATGAAAAAAGCGTACGGAAAGCCAAACGACCAGCCGAAGCTCAGCACCGTGGCTTCGAGAAAGATCAGCCACAGACCACGCGTCAGTAGAAAGCGCGACAGTTGCGGGATCGGTTTGCCTTTTGCGAATTGGAGATAGGCCGAGACGCCGGCGAGGAACACGAACGTCGGCGCGCAGAGGTGCGTGATCCAGCGCGTGATGTAGATGGCGGGCGTTGTCGTCGCCGGATCGAGCAACGCGCCGCCGACGCCGACCATCCCTGCGCCGTTGAAGAAATAGTCGCGCACATGGTCCAGCGCCATCAGGACGATGACGAGGCCGCGCATCATGTCGATCTCGGAAATGCGCCCGCCCGCGGCAATCGCCGCGGAAGGACCATGCGCCTGTATGCCTGGCGTGGCAGTCGTTTCAGTCATGATCGCACTCCGCCATGGCGTTCCGGCGGAGCCTATGCCCTAGGTCACGGGCGGGCGGCGAGTGAAAACAGCTAGCGAGTGCTACACATCCGCGTAAGCGAACGCGATCCGACCGAGCAGACCCTTTGGTTTCAGCCGGCCTTCGGTCGCGAAGAGGCAGATGCAGTCCTCATCGCCCTGCACCACCGGCTGGTGGTTCACGTCGGTGTCCGTCGCCGCGAAATCGCCGGTCGAGAACAGCCCGAGTTCGTCGCGGTAGGCGCCTTGCAACACCGTGCAAAACTCAGCGCCGGAGTGCTCGTGCCGCGCAGTCGGCATGCCGGGTTTCACCGAGAGCAGGTAGACGCGATTGTTCGGCGCGTGCGGCGTATCCACTGCTGCCACCCAGACACCGGGTGCGATCCACTTGCGCGGCTTCAGCGGCAAGCGCTCCAGCAACGGACGCGTGTCACGCGCCAGGACAGGCGCCGGCGCCTCATCGAGCCGGCTCATCACGCGCGTCAGCGCATCGGCGGCCACATCGGCGCTCGGCAACTCTTTCAGCGCAGCGCCTGACGCCGCCTCATACGTGAGCACGCTAGCCCGGCAAGCGGAGCACGTCTCCACATGCGCGCCGACGACAAGACCAAACCCAGCCTCAAGCGCTCCAGCGGAATAGGCGGCAAGGACATCGGCGGTGGGGTGATGACGCGGGTTCACTTCAACTGCTCCCAATGCGCGCGCAGCTTTATAAGCGCAAGACGCAGACGTGATTTTACAGTGCCGAGCGGCAGATCGAGTCGCTCAGCGATTTCGGAGTGCGGCCGATCCTCGAAGAACGAGAGCTGCACCACTTGGCGCTGCTCGTCTGAAAGCGCCAAGAGCGCCGCCGAAATCCGCTCTTCGGACTGCGCACGCGCCGCGGCATCGTCCGGAGATTCATCGCCGCTCTCTTCTGGCTGATCGACGAACGCCCGATAGGCGAGTTCGACCTTCTCCCGCCGCAGCCGATCGATCCAGGCGTTGCGGGCGATAACGAAAATCCAAGTCGACGCTTTGGCTTTGTTCGGATCAAACGAAGCGGCGCGCCGCCAGATGTTCACCATCGCATCTTGCGCCAAATCCTCGGCGATGGCGCCGGCGGCCCCGAGGCGGATCAGATAGCCCTTCACCTTCGCCGCATACTTGCAGAACACGAGCGCGAACGCGTCGCGGTCGCCGCCGGCGATCCGCACCAGCAATGCCTCGTCCGTGTCCTCGACGCGGCTATGCACGGCGCGGCGCTCCCTCAAGCGCGGTGGAAACGCCATTCGGACCCGGCCCGGTGAGAGTTCCAACGCACGCATTTGACGTCATACGGACAAGGCGGTCGCCCGGATCACTCTGATCCGCGCGGCTCCGACGCCCGTATCGCCTAGCGAACCAGCCGGTAGCACGCGCGCTGGAGCGAGACAGTGCGATGGCTTTTTCCTCCAGTGGTGCAACGCGCCGGCAAAATATAGCCGTGATCGGCTCGGGCATAGCCGGAATGTCGGCGGCGTGGCTGCTGAGCCGGAAACACGAGGTAACTCTGTTCGAGAAGAACGATCGCCTCGGCGGGCATTCGAACACGGTGAATGTGAAAACGAGCCTTGGCGATACCCCGGTCGATGCCGGCTTTATCGTATTTAACGACCTCACCTACCCGAACCTCGTCGCATTGTTTGAAGAACTCGGCGTTGCAACGAAAACCTCCGATATGTCGTTCGGCGTTTCGCTGAACGGCGGGCAGATGGAATACTCCTCTGTAGGCGCTTCGGCATTCCTGTGCGGCGGACGCAATCTGTTCAGCCCGCGTTTCTGGTCGATGACGCTCGACTTGATGCGCTTCTACAAACAGGCGCCGCTGGAATTGCTGGCCACGCGCGAGAGCATGATCTCGCTCGGCGAATATCTAAAGCTCGGCGGCTATGGCGATGCGTTTCAACGCGATCACTTGCTGCCGCAAGCCGCCGCGATTTGGTCCGCCTCGCTGGCGGAAATCCATCACTATCCGGCCTGCGCGTTTGTGCGGTTCTTCGAGAACCACGGCTTGCTGAAGCTCAAGGGGCGGCCGCAATGGGGCACGGTCGTCGGCGGCAGCCGAGCTTACGTGGAGAAGATCACTGCACCTTATGCCGAACGTGCACGGATCAACGCCGGCGCCGTTTCGATTCGCCGCGATGGCGCGGGCGTCTGGGTGCGCGATGCGCAGGGTAACGCAGAGCGGTTCGACGATGTGGTGATCGCCGCGCATGCTGACGAAGCGCTGGCCATGCTGGAAGACCCAAGCGCCGAAGAGCGCCGCCTGCTCGGCGAATTCCGCTACGCGAAAAACCGCGCCGTACTGCATAGCGACCGCACGCTGATGCCGCGCCGCCAAGCGCTGTGGGCCAGCTGGAACTATGTCGGCGACAATCCGGAGGGCGGCTGTGTCGTTTCGTATTGGATGAACAAGCTGCAGGAGATCGACAGCAAGGAGCAGATCTTCCTCACGCTCAACCCGCAAACCATGCCGCGCGAAAGCACGATCCTCTACGAGACAGAATACGATCACCCGCTCTTCAACGCCGCCGCCATCCGCGCGCAGGAACAGCTCTGGTCCCTGCAAGGCGCGCGCAACACTTGGTTCTGCGGCGCTTACTTTGGCGCCGGATTTCACGAAGACGGCTTGCAAGCTGGCCTCGCTGTCGCCGAGC from Terricaulis silvestris carries:
- a CDS encoding DUF1624 domain-containing protein — encoded protein: MTETTATPGIQAHGPSAAIAAGGRISEIDMMRGLVIVLMALDHVRDYFFNGAGMVGVGGALLDPATTTPAIYITRWITHLCAPTFVFLAGVSAYLQFAKGKPIPQLSRFLLTRGLWLIFLEATVLSFGWSFGFPYAFFMQVIWAIGICMLALAALVWLPRMAVLAIGVAIIAGHNLLDPITTEQGGGLLWTVLHEGGPIIVGETPIGLVAYPVLPWIGIIALGYGLGGVFTEAPEKRNRTIFFIGLGMLAAFFLLRFAMVYGDPAFPTGPEAEWKDWREQSSLGAAIMVFFDVQKYPPSLQFTLGTLGIMLTLWPLLTRLRGPVASVLTTFGAVPFFFYLLHVYLIHLLAIAANAAMGRNVGGLFDYMINVFIHPERLAGLGFSLPWVYVAWFTVLVLLYPLCRYWQQLKARRRDWWLSYL
- a CDS encoding sigma-70 family RNA polymerase sigma factor; this translates as MHSRVEDTDEALLVRIAGGDRDAFALVFCKYAAKVKGYLIRLGAAGAIAEDLAQDAMVNIWRRAASFDPNKAKASTWIFVIARNAWIDRLRREKVELAYRAFVDQPEESGDESPDDAAARAQSEERISAALLALSDEQRQVVQLSFFEDRPHSEIAERLDLPLGTVKSRLRLALIKLRAHWEQLK
- a CDS encoding ChrR family anti-sigma-E factor, with protein sequence MNPRHHPTADVLAAYSAGALEAGFGLVVGAHVETCSACRASVLTYEAASGAALKELPSADVAADALTRVMSRLDEAPAPVLARDTRPLLERLPLKPRKWIAPGVWVAAVDTPHAPNNRVYLLSVKPGMPTARHEHSGAEFCTVLQGAYRDELGLFSTGDFAATDTDVNHQPVVQGDEDCICLFATEGRLKPKGLLGRIAFAYADV
- a CDS encoding NAD(P)/FAD-dependent oxidoreductase; this encodes MAFSSSGATRRQNIAVIGSGIAGMSAAWLLSRKHEVTLFEKNDRLGGHSNTVNVKTSLGDTPVDAGFIVFNDLTYPNLVALFEELGVATKTSDMSFGVSLNGGQMEYSSVGASAFLCGGRNLFSPRFWSMTLDLMRFYKQAPLELLATRESMISLGEYLKLGGYGDAFQRDHLLPQAAAIWSASLAEIHHYPACAFVRFFENHGLLKLKGRPQWGTVVGGSRAYVEKITAPYAERARINAGAVSIRRDGAGVWVRDAQGNAERFDDVVIAAHADEALAMLEDPSAEERRLLGEFRYAKNRAVLHSDRTLMPRRQALWASWNYVGDNPEGGCVVSYWMNKLQEIDSKEQIFLTLNPQTMPRESTILYETEYDHPLFNAAAIRAQEQLWSLQGARNTWFCGAYFGAGFHEDGLQAGLAVAEQLGGLRRPWNVTEESGRIHLPAPMPGAIAA